The following are encoded together in the Anaerolineales bacterium genome:
- a CDS encoding MscL family protein has translation MLSEFRQFLLRGNAVDLAVAVVMGAAFTAIFNSLSTTLSCRSSA, from the coding sequence ATGCTGAGTGAATTCCGGCAGTTCCTCTTGCGCGGCAATGCGGTCGATCTGGCCGTAGCCGTGGTCATGGGCGCCGCCTTCACTGCCATCTTCAACTCGCTGTCAACGACATTGTCATGCCGCTCGTCGGCCTGA